A genome region from Leguminivora glycinivorella isolate SPB_JAAS2020 chromosome 13, LegGlyc_1.1, whole genome shotgun sequence includes the following:
- the LOC125232621 gene encoding serine/threonine-protein kinase prp4-like: MIQTAKQKLITNRQRKTKTADILSKKESLRDKLDVVTSSEPARECTESILVLDKNKRDIKHVKESQLNESTKVILVEPTGDNSESVLVLDTDYGIEESVDNSELDENNDGANTQNIITAEQSKPNKTAVGDIINETKTNIVENNSESEKTIIQDKVTNEIQPGTTNTDIHTFKDKKDNLQKTNKTDTKPSDKPPKTEDIPKKIVPKTIPDTAKKQNVSTRLDTNSHKDTEAKYSEENEVARSNLANSKFVQILQSRMLLMLGEKCTVTEVIRFDGRFSKIYRCIDSRKQDFAIKVLKKQSNGYNLGFQKKNMMMELQNGVPANNLNCVRLITGFVASGLWCYFMEYYPMNLEQAFFENKRSFHIDHVQILSRQLVSAVTILRNNNIIHSDIKPSHILINSSQTRIKLCGFDQASYLEESSLLPNTGTVNYRAPELILGYPAGYGIDVWSTALVMYEMATNNKLFPGFYNNNILYQQLCTLGAIPMEMLMESQFRNAHFRGTAFMKRLGSREKVIINEIEFNGKLNTSLFQAYSNDWGKEKDIESKREDKKKLRAFLDLLSSMLAMHPRCRIAIEFVFANPFIYESFDDC; encoded by the exons ATGATTCAGACAGCGAAACAGAAATTAATCACAAACAGACAACGAAAGACAAAAACTGCAGACATATTGTCTAAGAAGGAAAGTTTGCGAGATAAATTAGATGTTGTAACCAGTTCTGAACCTGCTAGAGAATGTACAGAATCGATATTGGtattagataaaaataaaagagataTAAAACATGTCAAAGAAAGTCAGTTAAATGAATCAACTAAAGTAATACTTGTTGAACCTACAGGCGACAACTCTGAATCAGTATTAGTACTAGACACAGACTATGGCATTGAAGAAAGCGTTGATAACAGTGAGTTAGATGAAAATAATGATGGCGCTAATACTCAAAATATAATTACGGCTGAACAAAGTAAGCCTAACAAAACAGCAGTGGGAGATATTATTAACGAAACGAAAACAAATATTGTTGAAAATAATTCCGAAAGTGAAAAAACTATTATCCAAGATAAGGTAACAAATGAGATACAACCTGGAACAACAAATACAGATATACATACATTCAAAGATAAAAAAGATAATTTACAAAAGACGAATAAAACTGATACAAAACCATCTGACAAGCCACCAAAAACTGAAGATATTCCCAAAAAAATTGTACCAAAGACAATTCCGGACACTGCAAAAAAGCAGAATGTTAGCACAAGGCTTGATACAAATTCACACAAAGATACAGAAGCCAAATATAGTGAAGAAAATGAAGTAGCAAGAAGTAACTTAGCCAATAGCAAGTTTGTTCAAATTCTGCAATCAAGAATGCTTTTGATGTTGGGAGAAAAATGCACTGTTACAGAAGTAATACGATTCGATGGAAGGTTCTCCAAAATATATCGGTGCATAGATTCGCGAAAACAGGATTTTGCAATAAAAGTATTGAA gaaGCAGTCCAACGGATACAACTTAGGTTTTCAAAAGAAGAATATGATGATGGAACTTCAAAATGGCGTCCCAGCGAACAATCTCAACTGTGTTCGACTAATCACCGGATTTGTGGCCTCTGGGCTATGGTGCTACTTCATGGAGTACTATCCTATGAATCTTGAACAGGCCTTTTTTGAAAATAAGCGAAGTTTCCACATTGATCATGTGCAGATTCTGAGCAGGCAGCTGGTTTCTGCTGTTACTATATTGAGGAACAATAACATTATTCATTCAG ATATAAAACCAAGCCACATCCTAATAAACTCATCTCAGACCCGCATAAAGCTTTGCGGCTTCGACCAAGCCTCCTACCTAGAAGAAAGCAGCCTTTTGCCCAACACTGGGACTGTCAACTATCGGGCACCAGAACTAATACTAGGCTACCCAGCTGGTTACGGAATAGATGTCTGGTCAACCGCTCTAGTCATGTACGAAATGGCGACGAATAACAAACTTTTCCCTGGGTTTTATAACAATAATATATTGTATCAGCAATTGTGCACGCTTGGTGCTATACCTATGGAAATGCTGATGGAATCCCAGTTTAGGAATGCGCATTTTAGAGGAACTGCGTTTATGAAGAGACTTGGGAGTAGAGAG AAAGTAATAATAAACGAGATCGAATTCAACGGAAAACTGAACACCTCCCTATTCCAAGCCTACTCCAACGATTGGGGGAAAGAGAAAGACATAGAAAGCAAGCGAGAGGACAAGAAGAAACTACGAGCGTTTTTAGACCTCCTGTCCAGTATGCTAGCCATGCATCCTCGGTGTAGAATCGCTATCGAGTTCGTTTTCGCTAACCCATTTATTTACGAGTCCTTTGATGACTGTTGA
- the LOC125232622 gene encoding EF-hand domain-containing family member B-like, which produces MPVDCQRSTSGGKGNLGMFIERTPHVCAAGLPSAEPDDKIKDFMQHYLLKEEADALISDAIHPPKPSRPLPPLRKPFPQDKRNAGFFTEVKEVMFSKKETKFQTIAEDLKNTVYASVWKKPLGECRDSLPMMPAGFDKNTTFGKKTDRPVSLYDIIMPKVPLLDKTPPFKQAGVQRKRSYCEPFNPDAFFGHKSGLCKTGKFAKKCMTDDNVENGITAAVVTSNHANYLNTTHQRLGKALTPYDNIKERPEGSSFGAPSETPKPSVESYTSCKLYPEKEFIKKCFTHLNSVRKVLSKQFLPEFFAKFYLLFKHLDTEKSGWLSKNIVYEQCIIKRIKFDSFIFETLLSLWKAFDGSRIEYKTFVHMINYREPTQEIPKIPDIQENCLNYQTTYMELSEPKCPDVSPMAGIPSGRYFDRDYPITPDNCCKADRSLLPHESDAKSCLYPSVFTKFNVSHRDMYAKREPGLIRKVFENSGERFTDDSFEEIWQEAKKYHSEGWVCFETFKRALIKYQGSK; this is translated from the exons ATGCCCGTCGACTGCCAAAGGTCTACTTCTGGTGGGAAGGGGAATTTAGGGATGTTTATAGAAAGAACCCCTCACGTCTGCGCAGCCGGACTGCCGTCGGCTGAACCAGACGATAAAATAAAAGACTTTATGCAGCATTACCTcttaaaagaagaagctgatgCCTTAATTTCAGACGCGATTCATCCACCAAAACCTTCGCGACCCCTTCCTCCTTTACGCAAACCCTTCCCCCAGGACAAGAGAAATGCCGGGTTTTTCACCGAGGTCAAAGAAGTAATGTTCTCTAAAAAGGAAACAAAGTTTCAAACTATAGCCGAGGATTTAAAAAACACCGTATATGCTTCCGTCTGGAAGAAACCATTGGGGGAATGCAGGGATTCTCTTCCTATGATGCCAGCAGGTTTCGATAAAAATACAACTTTCGGAAAGAAAACAGATc GACCTGTGTCGCTATACGATATAATCATGCCCAAGGTTCCTTTACTAGACAAGACGCCGCCTTTTAAACAAGCTGGTGTTCAAAGGAAGCGAAGCTATTGTGAACCATTCAACCCCGACGCGTTTTTCGGCCACAAGTCAGGATTATGTAAGACTGGAAAATTCGCAAAGAAATGCATGACTGATGACAACGTGGAAAATGGTATCACTGCCGCTGTAGTTACAAGTAACCACGCAAATTATTTAAACACTACCCATCAACGGTTAGGAAAGGCATTGACCCCTTACGATAATATTAAAGAACGACCAGAAGGCAGTAGCTTTGGCGCTCCATCAGAAACCCCTAAACCCAGCGTGGAATCTTACACTTCCTGTAAACTATACCCTGAAAAAGAATTCATCAAGAAATGCTTTACTCATCTCAATTCTGTAAGAAAAGTTTTATCCAAGCAGTTCTTACCAGAATTTTTCGCTAAATTCTACTTACTCTTTAAACACTTGGATACGGAGAAGTCAGGATGGCTATCAAAGAATATCGTTTATGAACAGTGCATTATTAAGAGGATCAAGTTTGATTCTTTCATATTCGAAACTTTGCTGTCATTGTGGAAAGCTTTCGACGGTTCTCGAATAGAGTATAAGACATTCGTTCACATGATAAATTACAGAGAACCGACGCAAGAAATCCCAAAAATACCTGACATACAAGAAAATTGTCTAAACTATCAAACGACATACATGGAGTTGAGCGAGCCAAAATGTCCTGATGTGAGTCCGATGGCAGGTATTCCATCTGGCCGATATTTCGACCGCGACTATCCAATAACACCTGATAATTGCTGCAAGGCAGATAGATCTCTTCTTCCACATGAATCTGACGCAAAGTCCTGCTTATACCCAAGTGTATTTACCAAATTTAACGTCAGCCATCGTGACATGTACGCTAAAAGAGAGCCTGGATTGATTAGAAAAGTATTTGAGAACAGCGGGGAGCGGTTTACAGATGATTCTTTTGAGGAAATTTGGCAGGAAGCTAAGAAGTATCATTCTGAGGGGTGGGTCTGTTTTGAAACTTTTAAACGCGCATTGATTAAGTATCAAGGTAGTAAATAG